A section of the Malaclemys terrapin pileata isolate rMalTer1 chromosome 15, rMalTer1.hap1, whole genome shotgun sequence genome encodes:
- the ENO3 gene encoding beta-enolase, whose translation MSIQKIYAREILDSRGNPTVEVDLHTAKGRFRAAVPSGASTGIYEALELRDGDKSRYLGKGVLKAVEHINKTIVPALLEKKLSVVEQEKIDKFMIDLDGTENKSKFGANAILGVSLAVCKAGAAEKGVPLYRHIADLAGNAELILPVPAFNVINGGSHAGNKLAMQEFMILPVGAASFKEAMRIGAEVYHNLKAVIKAKYGKDATNVGDEGGFAPNILENNEALELLKSAIEKAGYPDKVVIGMDVAASEFFRSGKYDLDFKSPDDPARHISGEKLGELYQSFIKNYPVVSIEDPFDQDDWETWQKFLTQVPIQIVGDDLTVTNPKRIQKAVELKACNCLLLKVNQIGSVTESIQACKLAQSSGWGVMVSHRSGETEDTFIADLVVGLCTGQIKTGAPCRSERLAKYNQLMRIEEALGDKAHFAGRKFRNPLAK comes from the exons ATGTCCATCCAGAAGATCTACGCCCGCGAGATCCTGGACTCCCGTGGGAACCCCACGGTCGAGGTGGATCTGCACACGGCCAagg GTCGTTTCCGGGCCGCCGTCCCCAGTGGTGCCTCCACTGGCATCTATGAGGCTCTGGAGCTGCGGGACGGGGACAAGTCCCGATACCTGGGCAAAG GGGTCCTGAAGGCTGTTGAGCACATCAATAAAACCATTGTGCCGGCCCTCCTGGAGAAG AAACTCAGTGTGGTGGAGCAGGAGAAAATCGACAAATTCATGATCGACCTGGACGGGACAGAGAACAAAT ccaagTTTGGGGCCAACGCCATCCTGGGGGTGTCTCTGGCAGTGTGCAAGGCCGGGGCCGCGGAAAAGGGGGTGCCCCTCTACCGCCACATCGCCGACCTGGCTGGCAATGCAGAGCTCATCCTGCCTGTCCCG GCGTTCAACGTGATCAACGGGGGCTCACACGCGGGGAACAAGCTGGCCATGCAGGAGTTCATGATCCTGCCGGTGGGGGCGGCCAGTTTCAAGGAGGCCATGCGCATCGGGGCCGAGGTCTACCACAACCTGAAGGCCGTCATCAAGGCCAAGTATGGCAAGGACGCCACCAATGTGGGGGACGAGGGCGGCTTCGCCCCCAACATCCTGGAGAACAATGAAG cactggagCTGCTGAAGTCAGCCATCGAGAAGGCCGGGTACCCCGACAAAGTGGTGATCGGGATGGATGTCGCCGCCTCCGAATTCTTCCGCAGCGGGAAATACGACCTGGACTTCAAATCCCCCGACGACCCCGCCCGCCACATCAGCGGGGAAAAGCTGGGCGAGCTCTACCAGAGCTTCATCAAGAATTACCCTG tggtGTCCATCGAGGACCCCTTTGACCAGGATGACTGGGAGACGTGGCAGAAGTTCCTGACCCAGGTGCCCATCCAGATCGTGGGGGACGACCTGACGGTGACAAACCCCAAGCGCATCCAGAAGGCCGTGGAGCTGAAAGCCTGCAACTGCCTCCTGCTCAAAGTCAACCAGATCGGCTCCGTCACCGAGTCCATCCAGGC GTGCAAACTAGCCCAGAGCAGCGGCTGGGGGGTGATGGTCAGTCACCGTTCCGGGGAGACTGAAGACACCTTCATCGCCGacctggtggtggggctgtgcactgggCAG aTCAAGACTGGGGCCCCCTGCCGATCCGAGCGCCTGGCTAAATACAATCAGCTGATGAG GATCGAGGAGGCGCTGGGCGACAAAGCTCACTTTGCCGGACGCAAGTTCAGGAACCCCCTGGCCAAGTGA
- the SPAG7 gene encoding sperm-associated antigen 7, translating to MAELDLLGSILSAMERPPGLGDQETRRRAREQAARLKKLQEQEKRQKVEFRKRMEKDVSEFIQDSAQTKKKFQPMNKLERSILHDVVEVAGLTSFSFGDDEESRYVMIFKKEFAPSDEELEAYRCGEEWDPQRAEEKRRLKELAQREAEQEALRGPAVVNPNTDYKDKYSHLIGKEAAKDAAHTMQANKAYGCVPVANKRDTRSIEEAMNEIRAKKRLRQSEDEGPGGAGTS from the exons ATGGCGGAGCTGGACTTGCTGGGCTCCATCCTCAGCGCCATGGAGCGGCCGCCCGGGCTGGGCGACCAGGAGACGCGGCGCCGCGCGCGAG AACAAGCCGCCCGGCTGAAGAAGCTGCAGGAGCAGGAGAAGCGGCAGAAGGTGGAGTTCAGAAAGAGG ATGGAGAAGGACGTGTCTGAGTTCATCCAGGACAGCGCGCAGACCAAAAAGAAATTTCAGCCCATGAACAAGCTTGAACGCAGCATCCT GCACGACGTGGTGGAAGTGGCTGGTCTGACGTCCTTCTCCTTTGGTGACGATGAGGAGAGTCGTTACGTCATGATCTTTAAGAAG GAGTTCGCCCCATCGGACGAGGAGCTGGAGGCCTATCGCTGCGGGGAGGAGTGGGACCCACAACGGGCTGAGGAGAAACGCCGCCTGAAG gagCTGGCTCAGAGAGAGGCGGAGCAGGAGGCGCTGAGGGGCCCCGCCGTGGTGAACCCCAACACCGACTACAAGGACAAATACAGTCACCTCATCGGCAAGGAGGCCGCCAAGGACGCCGCCCACACCATGCAGGCCAATAAGGCCTACGGCTGCG TTCCCGTGGCCAACAAGCGGGACACGCGCTCCATTGAGGAGGCCATGAACGAGATCCGGGCGAAGAAGCGGCTGCGGCAGAGTGAAGACGAGGGGCCTGGCGGGGCCGGGACCTCctag